TCTCGCAAACAGCTCCTTTTCTCAGGGTGATAATCAGCCCAGTGGAAGCAACGGGGTTCGCTTCTTGGAGATTGACGGCAGCAGTTCTGGATCCGTCACCATTCAGCGTTGGATCAGCGTTCCAGACTCTGATGTCTTCACGTTTCTGGTACGGCCTGCCGCGACATCATTCAACCTGACCATTACCTTGACTGAGGAAACGGAGGATGGCACCGCCAGCTACGATTTCGAACTGCCAATCCCGGCTGGGGGAGATTGGCTTAAGATTGGTATCCCGTTCGAGTTCTTCGAAGGATTCAATCCCGTAGCAACCAGAGCCGGTGGAAATGGGCCTCTCACAAGCGTCAACTTCGCGGCGGATCAAAATGTCTCGTACGCCATCGATGAGTTGGTATTCGGGAAAGACGGGGTCGGGGGACGGGCCGAATTTCACGACTTTGAACGGACAACTCTCGCGTACGGCCCTCCTTTCGGAAGTAATACCTTCGGCTTCGCCATGGGGGCCGACTCCATTAGTGCACAGAGCGATGGGCTGACCTCTCGTCGCATCAGCGGAGAGAGCTTCTTCGGATACAACTACGGGCAACTCTACCTCGATGTGGATGGCAATGACGTCGTCTCCTTTCGAGCCAAGGGTAGCACCGAGACAGAAGGAGCGGACGAGATTGAGGTTTTCCTCGAGACCACAGGTGGAGCTGGTGGCTTTGGCAGTACGGTGAGTCGGACGGCGTCCGACGGAAGCTGGCAGAAGTTCGAAATACCTGTGAGCGACTTGGGGAGCGACCCATCGGCGCTACAGAATCCTGGAATCAACAACATTGGCTTCAATGCGCGCGGGACTTTCCTCCTCGACGACGTAAAGATCATGCCTAAGGAGTAGCACTGCGTCGCTGATTGCTCACCTTTTCCTTCGCCTGACGGCATCGGAGGCGCACTGGCTCGACTGCTGGTGCGCCTCCATCATTTGAAGCATACGTTTCTGTACATCCCTTACCACCCATGTTTGCGCACGGCATGTCCCGTCTTTGGTCGCTTCTTGCCGTCGGCTTCGCGCTGCTGCTGGCCCCGTCCGCGGCTGGGCAGGTCGTGGAGACGACCCCGAGTCCGCCCCGCACCGACCAGCCGGTGACGCTCTACTTCAACGCGGAGGCAGGTGATGCGGGATTGGAGGGATACGATGGGGACATCTACGCCCACACCGGCATCTCCACCAACCAGAACCCTGAAGGGGAGTGGAAGTGCGTGAAGAACAATTGGCCGACGGAGGACGCCTTTGCCGGAAACCGAAAAGATACCCGCCTCGCCCCGATCGAAGGAGATCCGAACCGCTACAAGCTGGAGATTGACGACATCCGGTCGTATTACCAGGAGACCAGCACGCAGTGCAGTTTGGGGGGCGACGAGCGTATCCAGACCCTGAATCTGGTCTTCCGAAACGGCGACGGATCCCGAGAAGGGAAGGCGGAAGGCAGCGGTGACATTTACGTGGATGTGTTCGACGCAGGAGACGATCCCTCACTGCGGGCATTCGTGCAGACGCCCGAGTCGAACCCGCCGCTTTATCCATTCATCACGCAGAATAGTACGGTGGATGTGACTGTGTCGGCGGATACGGCCAACGTTCAGTCCTTCTCGGGTCTCCAACTCTTCGTGGACGGTACGCAGGTGGCCTCGACGGCGGAGGACTCGCTCACCTACTCCTTGGATACGTCGTCGCCGAGCAAATCCAAAATCCGTGTGAGAGCGGAGGCCACCGCCGACGGAAGCATGCTCACCGACAGTGCCGAGACCCGAATCATTCGGGCGCCCACCGTAGAGAAGGTAGCACGGCCGTCCGACATCCAGGGGGCGCCGGGGGAGAACGACGGCATCACCTACAATGCAGACGGGAGCGTCACACTCTCGCTGTATGCGACAGGCAAGAACTTCGTCTACGCCATTGGCGACTTCTCAAACTGGGAGGTCGACGCGGACTATTTCATGAACCGGGATGGAGATCACTGGTGGATTACGATACCGTCCTCGGCGTTGTCGGGCCAAGAAGAGTATGATTTTCAGTACTTCGTGGACGGGGAGATTCGGACCTCCGACCCGTTTGCGCACAAAATCCGCACGCCGCAGGATGAGGGCATCGGTGGAGACATCTATCCGGGCCTAGAGCCCTATCCCGACGACCAGACCGAGAACCTCGTGTCGGTCATCCGGCCGGGGCAGCAGGACCCGTCGTTTGCATACCCGGACTTTCAGCCGCCGGAGCGAGAGGACCTGGTCGTATACGAGCTCCTCGTACGGGACTTTGTCGAACAAAGCTCCTACCAAGTACTGGCCGATACGCTCGACTACCTCGACTCCCTGGGGGTCAATGCCGTGGAGCTCATGCCGGTGGCGAATTTCGGAGGCAACAACAGCTGGGGGTACAACCCAAACGCCCACTTGGCGCTCGACAAATCGTACGGCACGCCGGACGGGTTTCGGCAATTTGTGGAGGAAGCACACCGAAGGGGCATTGCGGTGTTCATGGACGTGGTCTACAATCACATTACCGCACAGTCTCCCCTTTCGCAGCTGTACGGGGCGAACCTTGACAACCCATTCTTGGAGCCGCAGCCGGGAGAAGATCCGTCGGCGGACCGGGGCTTCTGTGACGACTTCTTCCAGGAGCTCAATCACGAAAGTCCGTTTATTAAAAACTACATCGATCGGGCCAACGACTACTGGATCGAGAATTTCAATGTCGACGGCTTCCGCTACGACCTCGCGAAGTGCGTAGCCGACGATGGCCTCCCCATCAGCGACCAGAACTATTCGAACAAAATCCGAGCCGGCTGGAAGGACGTGGCGGATGAGATATGGGCGGATCATCCGGAGACCCATGTGATTCTGGAATTCTTCGGGTCCACCAGCGAGGAAAATGCGCTTGGGGGGTACAGCGGAGTCGGCAACACGGCCGGGATGATGACCTGGGAACCTTTGAACCGTCCCTACAGCCAGGCCGACATGGGGTACCAGGATAATAGCGGTCTGTCGACTACCTACTATGGAAACCGATCAGGATATGACCAGCCCAGCAACCTCACTTACATGGAGAGCCACGACGAGCAGTGGCTTATGCGCCGCAAGAAGGCCTTCGGGAATGAGCGCAACGGCTACAGTACGCGTGACCTGAAGACAGCCCTAAATCGCCAAAAGCTGGTGGGGGCGTTCTTCTTCACTGTACCGGGCCCGCGCATGATGTGGCAGTTCGGCGAGTTGGGCTACGGCTGGGGAGAGGACGAGTGCCTGAAAGAGGACGGCGACGCCGAGGGCGCCTGCGACTCCGGCGACCCAGGACGCACCGGCCCTAAGCCCGTCCGCTGGGAGTACCGCGACCCCGACACCCACCCCGACCGCGTACGCCTCTACAAGACCTGGTCCACACTCCTCCGCCTGCGGCAGGCCCACGAGGTCTTCCGAAGTGCGGAGACACAGGTCGACATGCAGGTGGGCAGCGGGGAACGCATTCGGTCTATCCGCCTCACGCATCCCTCGATGGACGCGCTGGTGGTGGGCAACTTTGGGCTCCTGCAGCGGAACGCCGACGTCACGTTTTCGCAGACGGGCACCTGGTACAACGTTTTTGCCAACGAGGACGTCCGCATTCAGGACACCACGAAAACTGTCCCACTCCGTCCCGGAGAGTTCCGCGTGTACACGTCCGAGCCCCCGGCGGTGAATCCAGAAGAGGGGCTCGTGCCCAGCACTGTCACGCCGCCCTCCCGCCTTCCTGTGGACATTAACCAGTCGTTTGGGACGGTGACGGACCGCAGTAATTACCAGCTCGTGGCTGTGCCCGGTTCCACGCGGGTGCCCCTCTCTCAGGCAGCGTTCGGAACGCCTGGCGACACCTGGCGCGCCTTCCATGACGATGGCTCAGACTCAGACTATCTGGTAGGGTACAGTGCTGAAGACGACCGGTTTGCACTGGGACAGGGGCGTGGGCTCTGGGTTCTCAGTGAGCGCTCGTTCGCCTACGAAGATTCGGTGGCAAGCATGTCGGTAAGAAACGGCCGTACCCACATCGATCTGCATAACGGGTGGAATATCATCAGCAACCCGTTGGGCTTGACAGTGTCCTGGGACCGTGTGCGCGCCGGCAACGAGATCAGTGCTCCTCTGCACCGATGGGAGAACGGAAGCTTCGTGACTGCTGATACCTTTCGGACCGCAGCTACAGGAGAGGCATTTTACTTCAAAAATGAGACCAACCTGGACTCACTATCCATCCCGTATCCCGGTAGCGTAGCCGATCGAAAGGCAGCCCAGTCCGCCCTGCCGTCGGAAGTGCAGAGCGTACGGAAGGCGATGACGTTTCAACTTCAGGCCCGGAGAGACAGCGCCGTGTCTGCGGTTCAACTCGGCTACAAGAAGACAGGGGCGTCGGTCCAGCATTCCGCGCCTCGCACTGCATTCAGTGACGTGCAACTGGTGGCCACTGATGCGAAGCAGGAGGGCTTTGTCACCTACATCCAATCGTTGGCATCGGATACGGCATCGGCCGAACAGCTCACATTCGATCTCCGCCTCTCCACCGAGGCAGAACAGCAGGTGTCTCTGCGGGCCCTGCAGCTCGACTCGTTCACCAATCGCCCCGCAATCCTGGTTAACCGTGAAACAGGGAAGACTTACGAATTTCGATCCGGCGAGACGGTCCAACTGACCCCCTCTACATCCACCACGCGGCTACGGCTCCGAATTGGAAAAGGCCCGGAAGACAAAGGAGACCTATCCCCCGATGAGGTTCGGCTCCGTCCGAACTATCC
This portion of the Salinibacter grassmerensis genome encodes:
- a CDS encoding alpha-amylase family glycosyl hydrolase, with the translated sequence MSRLWSLLAVGFALLLAPSAAGQVVETTPSPPRTDQPVTLYFNAEAGDAGLEGYDGDIYAHTGISTNQNPEGEWKCVKNNWPTEDAFAGNRKDTRLAPIEGDPNRYKLEIDDIRSYYQETSTQCSLGGDERIQTLNLVFRNGDGSREGKAEGSGDIYVDVFDAGDDPSLRAFVQTPESNPPLYPFITQNSTVDVTVSADTANVQSFSGLQLFVDGTQVASTAEDSLTYSLDTSSPSKSKIRVRAEATADGSMLTDSAETRIIRAPTVEKVARPSDIQGAPGENDGITYNADGSVTLSLYATGKNFVYAIGDFSNWEVDADYFMNRDGDHWWITIPSSALSGQEEYDFQYFVDGEIRTSDPFAHKIRTPQDEGIGGDIYPGLEPYPDDQTENLVSVIRPGQQDPSFAYPDFQPPEREDLVVYELLVRDFVEQSSYQVLADTLDYLDSLGVNAVELMPVANFGGNNSWGYNPNAHLALDKSYGTPDGFRQFVEEAHRRGIAVFMDVVYNHITAQSPLSQLYGANLDNPFLEPQPGEDPSADRGFCDDFFQELNHESPFIKNYIDRANDYWIENFNVDGFRYDLAKCVADDGLPISDQNYSNKIRAGWKDVADEIWADHPETHVILEFFGSTSEENALGGYSGVGNTAGMMTWEPLNRPYSQADMGYQDNSGLSTTYYGNRSGYDQPSNLTYMESHDEQWLMRRKKAFGNERNGYSTRDLKTALNRQKLVGAFFFTVPGPRMMWQFGELGYGWGEDECLKEDGDAEGACDSGDPGRTGPKPVRWEYRDPDTHPDRVRLYKTWSTLLRLRQAHEVFRSAETQVDMQVGSGERIRSIRLTHPSMDALVVGNFGLLQRNADVTFSQTGTWYNVFANEDVRIQDTTKTVPLRPGEFRVYTSEPPAVNPEEGLVPSTVTPPSRLPVDINQSFGTVTDRSNYQLVAVPGSTRVPLSQAAFGTPGDTWRAFHDDGSDSDYLVGYSAEDDRFALGQGRGLWVLSERSFAYEDSVASMSVRNGRTHIDLHNGWNIISNPLGLTVSWDRVRAGNEISAPLHRWENGSFVTADTFRTAATGEAFYFKNETNLDSLSIPYPGSVADRKAAQSALPSEVQSVRKAMTFQLQARRDSAVSAVQLGYKKTGASVQHSAPRTAFSDVQLVATDAKQEGFVTYIQSLASDTASAEQLTFDLRLSTEAEQQVSLRALQLDSFTNRPAILVNRETGKTYEFRSGETVQLTPSTSTTRLRLRIGKGPEDKGDLSPDEVRLRPNYPNPFRSTTTIEYDVPEQSSVRLAVFDVLGRRVATLARGDQGPGRYSVTWAPDDEGQTLASGVYFLRLKAGDKVRSRRVTFVR